GTAGAATTATTAACGATGAAGAGCTAATTATAAAAGAGCTTTGCGAACGGTTGAGAAAGTCGAAGAAACCCGATACGAGCGTTTTATATACTCGTTCACGTCACACGTTTATAGTTTATGAATGGTTCATGTTTCAGATACACCATATCGGTGCAATGGGACCACGTGGTGCCTGGATTCCCTTATATATCAGAGACCGGCACGTTATCACCGGAATCTTGCATATTTGCGCAGTGTCTAAATATTGCAGCTCTTTTACGTATGTATACTggtcaaaatttttaagaaatgaaattatatttatctcacgctttaaaatttaattttcttcaaaatagtttaaaaaatagtttaataaagaaaagtttgaacaagaaaaaaatctaagtaagattgattattaaatacacacaaatataaaagaactctgtaaaaaaatatgaaattcgaaaatagaaataatttaaatagcaattaAAAACACAATTAGGCAATGAAGAGCCGACGCGGATGTTGagcgtgaaataattttaaccaataattcaaataattatttatttcataatctaTTCGTTTCAGACTCCTTTCGAGCCTTCTTCAGtgacttaaaaaatataaaaacaattatttcatgCTCTACATCTGCGTCGACTTTTCATTGCCTAATTgtgttttttaattgtattactCAGTAATATTGAGAgcctctatatatatatatatacatatgtatataatttagttagtttaatttaaatagcgataaagtaaacaaaaataaataacataacaaaaacaaataacataataaaaagctaaagaaaaaggagagctaaaaagaaattttagataaattctctttaaacataataaaaaaattcaatctaCATCTTCCACAGTCGGATGCTGCGTCTATATCAGGCATCGACAAGTATTGCAATGGCAAATAGAGAGAGGCAGTGATCTCATAAGCAAAAGAATTATCACGGTAACTGCGTGTTGCGGCATCCTCGCTTGTTTCGGTCTAGACATACTCGCCAATTTTCAAGAGGCTCGCGTAATCGCCGCTCACATGGTGGGAGCGATGACTTGCTTTTCTGCTGGCACTCTCTATTTCTGTTTTCAGGTACACAATATAGATCTTATAAATCTTATGGAGATTTATGCTTCACCGTGGATATTTcctcgaaattaatttattgacaatTGGAAccattctttaaattttaaaacaatatctattaaacatttttatttctttaaagtcGTATAAAAGTAGTTTGAAGTGATGGAATGAGTaagctttatataaaaaataattttatagtcataaaataattattacaatactaATTGTTTTAGacatatttaagttataagaTGGTACCAGCTATGAATGGCACGATTGTTGTTTATGTGCGCGCAATTCTCTCGGCTCTCACATTGATATTAACGACTGCTACAATTATTCCTGGCTATATCTCAATGTCTGAATTTAAAGGTAAGCAAATGTAATATAACTTATAACTTATAACTTATCATTGTATACATCTAACAAATACTCAGCGAGATTCACATGTAAAACGactaaattcttatttattgaaagttgcatacaaacacacaaaagtgtatttacatatttttaattttgtatatatatatattattttaaataaaaaattattcttattattaaatcaaattaaaataaggtggattgtgaaatattcaaataatgaaTGAATagtaagaataaataaaataaaaatttaacttgttTACAGGTAATGATTACAAGAAATGGTTACCGGCAGACGGTGGTTGGGGTTGGCATGTCGCAAGTACTACATGTGAATGGATTCTTGCGATAGTCTATTGCGCATTCCTTCTGACGTTTGTTCTGGAATTTCGATTAATTAACTTTGAAGACCCCGTAGTTACGGTATCACATTTAATTACTATAGTAgccatttttttgtttaaattgttACGTTAGACTAATGGTCCTTTGcgtttgttaaatttatttccagAAATTCATAAACTACTAATGTTACATGATATTCTGTTATTACCGAGTATTTCTTTAttactacaatttttttattagattcttaaaaaatttgagaaaataaaaaactattttcaaaactttttttaatatttatctagcatttttattatttgtaaaaattaattaaattaaaatttaatttaatttaattaaagaataaaattctgttatatgtttacaataatttattttaaaaaaatttttaaatgtttttaactaaaataCTATATGCACAGAAGCATAAAATGGGTTCTTTAAAATAGTccattatgatatttatacaaCAATTCCAGTGCAATTTTAACGATTGAAAGCATTGCTGGAAATCATTTTCTACCTTCATCATTTTGATCTCTGGATATCCtctattttgaatattttctttttgagtTACAGTGagtagaaaattttatcgtgATATTTTGAAGTGACGTCTTAAGGCCTTAAGGTATGGATCAACAAACCTTGAATTTCGACAAAGGTTCTATACGTCATTCGTTGTACGGCAAATTTTGACTTTTATGAACTGTCATTCTTATTTCCCATACTCACTTATACTCCCtgcaacatttttatatttccaaaaataaaaatgcagttcaaagagaacaaaatttaatacgaTATAGGAGATTTAAGCTGTATCACCGCATGTGATGAAGACAGAGAATaagaagagaatattttagCAGTGCTTCTGATTGTTAAAATTGCGTTGAGTGTTGTTGCATAAATATCTTTAGGCTTTTTGCACAATTGCTGCAATAGACTATTTAGAGGATGGTAAAGGCATTAATCCTtaggttaatttttttaaagcttttaattttttgtgcaTAAATTACGGTTATTTTGTGCATCTTCTCATTTTGATATTTGCTTATTAAGGAAAAattcattttgaatttattaagaactttaagaattttaaaagataaattatgataGTGATAGAACGTTTTGTAATACGTGCAATGaacgtttatttttacttttatgcgtgattattaacaaattataattagagataataaaatttacgacaaaaatatattccagatattaattttaaaaataattctgtttTTAGTTAATGTATTTGGATAAAATCGAAAACACGGCAACGTCACACAAAACAGAAGCGACAACGCCACAAGATACGTAATTTCTTTTCTACATCGATATGTCAAGCTTCCACTAGTTATAGAATACTACTATATTTATAGTTCAACAGCCTATCTCtctagtatattttatatgtttgacagttattgcatattatcaaagaaaaatacaaagaaaatagTAAAAGCAACAAGAGgctaataaaaagatatatacatgcatatgtaatatatacatacatatatatatatgtatatataaatatatatatgtatatatatattcgtatatatatatatatatatatatatatatatatgtatatattgcagAATGCATATTGCATATTGTAGAATGTAACAAGAAAATAGTAATTGAACTTTTCAgagaactaacaataagagttgacatgaattttttacattcgtgaaaaacaaaatacaaaaaaatattaattaaataaaattctaatattaattaattaaaaattcaagttatttataattctattaattaagaagaaaatttttatatgctgTGTGTATACTAATTGCATCTTCCTCAAAAAactttaatgttattaatttaaatacagtTGTAAGATAcgttataagtatataatcaATGATAAATATGTCATTATCAAGAATCGAAACATCATATTCGTAGCGCAAGATTAGATATATTGCGAGTATAGACAAAAAACTTGAGGTTCATATCatcatttgaattattattatgtggcTTAATTACAATAGccaattcttattttaatagcgattactatattaaaaaagatgtgtgtaattacattataataattaaacattttataaaataatataaaaataaatcaaatagagataaaaattatgttattcgATATTCAATACCtacgttataataatttttgctatcaattttttataaatatttattaaataagtaaagtacattgtatatatatataagaaaaaattatatgtatatgtatgatatgATTGACTAAAGTTCGCgtctacttaaaaaaaaagtattgaaaGTGctaaaaacattagaaaaaataaaaagagaaaacactCAAAAATATCTCATTCAGATGATATTTCGCTTCAAAAGGGCAAACTCGTCATGTTACCGAAGCGCATACGATcatgaaaaagaaacgaaCTGCGCTCACGCTTCAACAGCTCATTGAAATTCATCAGAAATCGAACGTAGGAATTAGCTCGCGAACTCAAATTGCtggtaattataaatataatgaaacaaCTCTTAGAATaaagcataataaaatatttaaatcagtAACTTTAATCGAAACATTGGATTTACattgataaaacaaaattcagCAAAAGCCAGACAGGTGATGTAAACGCGaacaatttaaatcaataacttTAGAAAGATCGAAACCGTAACTGTACTGAAAttctgttaaatttaataacgtcACGGAGAAAAGCAAATAGGAGCGCAGAGTGTAAGGGCGCAAATAAAAActcaagtttaaaaaaagcacTTATTTGAATGCTTTGGGCCATCTTTGGACCATCTTCAACAATACAACGTAAGAATATATGTAgtcatataatacattaaaacacTTAAAAGTACgcatgtaaaatgtaataagtttCTTATATCGGCTCCAAActttacaaacaaaaatactGAATGTGTATGCTTAAATGTACTTTCCAATATAACGttataatagcaaaatttaaataaaaggaaCCAGGAAGAAGCCCATACAgacgtaatataaattatgacaaaGTGCCCACAACTCGTTTAACGCTTCGGAcacaaaattatgttaaatttaacatcgAAACcgttatattcaatttatatttattatttttgatttacgATGCTTTTTCggtttttgcaatttatttatataacatatttttttatattattaattttttatattttatatttttttaaaaaagccacataaaatcaaatctctaaattaattattctctttttcgtgATGTCAACTGATTCTACGTGCTGTGTTTGATGAGAAACGTTAATTATCAGATTTTTGTAAGCAGAAAGCGTGAATCATAGTATAAAATTCATTAGATCCgtgaatatttatagtaagaatattttaagctAATAAGTCATAATTTATGTGCTATTACGCATACTATTTCAAAAACCCGGTTGTTTCACAACATTACAAATCTCACTTATTTAACCACtgacatttaaaattcaaaaaatcaGTTAATCGAATACTAAATTAATCATTCTGTACGCGCGCAATCTCTCTCAAAATGATAGAtgaaaagtgtttttttttttttttttacgcgaaCTTTTGTTGACGTTTGAAAACCGTATGTGATGGATgtcttttatctttattacgtatattttatcttgattaatatttgatctttattacatgtataccAAAGtactttcctttttctttatcgTCACAATCGCGTTTCTCATGAAGGAAACAGATATAAGTGAAAGATGCAAGATAAAGATACACGTGAAAGATAACAATACTTTGCAGTTAGTCGAAAAGCgtcaaagaattaatttaaaaagcattttattataaatattgagaaaagagaaaatggttcataaatattacatgcTTTAAAGCGCGTTAAATGTCGGATAATAATACCattttagttaaggaattttacgtattttagAATCCtttgatgtatatattttaacgcgtCAGGTTTTATCACGCAGCGATACTCAAGTTTTTATAGTGCGTGTTTGTTATTGTTTTGGCGCGAGGACAGAGAGCATACTCTCCCTTCTCCTTGACGTCACCGCGTTGTGTAGTAAGAAGTGGTAGGGATATTAGCGCGTGAGGCATGAGCAGCTGTGACGTCCATTCATTCCGACTCTGACAGGCGTAGTGACAGCGCGTACGCACGTGTTCAGTGCGCACTCCGGCGTGTGTGTCGTCGCGCCTCGCGCTCGGTCTCTTTAAAGTTGAGCGTACTGTACGCAGTAACAcatattctctcttttgcgatactatacataaatacatattatattacgtaataaatcttaaaatacgTAGAAAACAATTCCAGAGtacgtaaaataataacatgtaGTCGGCCTTAATAACTATAGCGCGCTATTATTTACAATCGTCTCGGTTGTAATCGCGGTCACGTTCTCACGTCTTCACATTTCGCGTTTTTACGTTC
Above is a genomic segment from Anoplolepis gracilipes chromosome 3, ASM4749672v1, whole genome shotgun sequence containing:
- the LOC140664038 gene encoding DNA damage-regulated autophagy modulator protein 1, encoding MAYGKLHVLPLSLFILIPVTFVITYTISVQWDHVVPGFPYISETGTLSPESCIFAQCLNIAALLLGCCVYIRHRQVLQWQIERGSDLISKRIITVTACCGILACFGLDILANFQEARVIAAHMVGAMTCFSAGTLYFCFQTYLSYKMVPAMNGTIVVYVRAILSALTLILTTATIIPGYISMSEFKGNDYKKWLPADGGWGWHVASTTCEWILAIVYCAFLLTFVLEFRLINFEDPVVTLMYLDKIENTATSHKTEATTPQDT